A part of Desulfovibrio psychrotolerans genomic DNA contains:
- a CDS encoding cobyrinate a,c-diamide synthase has product MTKVLVVAGTHSGCGKTLFSLALMAALVRRGYSVQAFKAGPDFIDPGFHALATGRASHALDGWMTDSAAVRDIFMRYTVHAQNRPDVAIVEGVMGLFDGASGSGEDGSTAQIAKWLNAPVLLVVDARSMARSAAAVVRGFAGFDPDVRIAAAVFNRVGSDNHAALLREAMETHCPDVALAGCLGRDEALVVPSRHLGLVTALEHPLTTKRLDAMAGWLERGVDVPALLDMLPEVHPGLPPLREVVPVRARIGVARDAAFCFYYEENLRLLQEAGAELCFFSPLADTELPDVDGLYFGGGYPEVHAGGLTANYGMRQAVRAFSESGRPVYAECGGFMYLMRDLQTPDGDILPMCGCFAARCRMDAQRRALGYREVTTMAPSLLGGAWTVARGHEFHYSYIAEKDPEALAIYKVRDRKDWREESEGFLRNNTLGSYIHLHFGSNPEVAPAFVDACVRLRRRDAGCADVQARLVASR; this is encoded by the coding sequence ATGACCAAGGTGCTGGTTGTCGCGGGGACGCACAGCGGGTGCGGCAAGACGCTGTTCAGTCTGGCACTGATGGCGGCACTTGTGCGTCGCGGCTATTCCGTGCAGGCATTCAAGGCGGGGCCTGACTTTATTGATCCGGGGTTCCATGCCTTGGCTACCGGGCGCGCATCGCACGCGCTGGACGGCTGGATGACCGACAGTGCAGCCGTGCGCGATATCTTTATGCGCTACACGGTGCACGCACAGAACAGACCGGACGTTGCCATTGTGGAAGGAGTTATGGGGCTGTTTGACGGAGCTTCCGGCTCCGGTGAAGACGGCTCCACCGCGCAGATTGCCAAGTGGTTGAACGCCCCGGTTCTGCTGGTGGTGGATGCGCGTTCCATGGCGCGTTCTGCCGCCGCCGTGGTGCGCGGATTTGCAGGCTTTGATCCGGACGTGCGCATTGCCGCCGCTGTCTTCAACCGCGTGGGCAGCGACAACCATGCCGCCCTGCTCCGTGAAGCTATGGAGACCCATTGCCCTGACGTTGCGCTGGCTGGCTGCCTTGGACGTGACGAGGCGCTGGTTGTGCCCTCGCGGCATCTGGGGCTGGTTACCGCGCTGGAGCATCCTCTTACCACGAAGCGGCTGGATGCCATGGCGGGATGGCTGGAGCGGGGAGTGGATGTGCCTGCCCTGCTGGATATGCTGCCGGAAGTGCACCCCGGACTGCCGCCACTGCGGGAGGTGGTTCCGGTGCGGGCACGTATAGGCGTGGCACGGGATGCCGCATTCTGCTTCTATTACGAGGAAAACCTGCGCCTGTTGCAGGAAGCCGGGGCGGAGCTGTGCTTTTTCTCTCCCCTTGCGGATACGGAATTGCCGGATGTGGACGGGCTGTACTTCGGCGGAGGGTATCCGGAAGTGCATGCCGGGGGGCTGACCGCCAATTACGGCATGCGGCAGGCGGTGCGGGCTTTTTCGGAAAGCGGCAGGCCCGTGTATGCGGAGTGCGGCGGATTTATGTATCTGATGCGCGACCTGCAAACGCCGGACGGCGACATACTGCCCATGTGCGGTTGCTTTGCCGCCCGGTGCCGCATGGATGCGCAGCGTCGTGCACTGGGGTACCGCGAGGTGACCACCATGGCGCCTTCTCTGCTCGGGGGGGCGTGGACCGTGGCGCGCGGGCACGAGTTTCACTATTCCTACATTGCGGAAAAAGATCCGGAGGCCCTTGCTATTTATAAGGTGAGGGACAGGAAGGATTGGCGGGAAGAGTCCGAAGGCTTTTTGCGCAACAACACGCTGGGCTCGTACATTCATCTGCATTTCGGCTCCAACCCGGAGGTCGCTCCGGCCTTTGTGGACGCCTGCGTGCGGCTGCGCCGTAGGGATGCAGGCTGTGCTGACGTACAGGCCCGGCTTGTTGCCTCGCGGTAG